The following are from one region of the Pocillopora verrucosa isolate sample1 chromosome 3, ASM3666991v2, whole genome shotgun sequence genome:
- the LOC131799409 gene encoding DNA-directed RNA polymerase III subunit RPC4-like — translation MSGKDGNADKEVPSSSRKTPLLGARALLSRQLNNTSPSPGRLPSLRPARDLTLGATPKLSFSSTPKRTFTPNIPTRRIKQEPKEESAKSPGRSEERRRQDGGRGRGRGEGRGRGRGHRGKPNIIQASSVFSMGVGPVEKQRIGQGSSIPDYGASGTRDSHPGVKIKKEGYNMGNDDEEESRRVLKMLETSGDINDDMDSESGIMPVQLPLSFHAVRMNEKQAESATMQDDMKVKSELMDVDSVDSGKAPPLETMKKPVKQVAVKKETQDEANLSSLLSATSMGEHKLLFFQFPDVMPIRPPPNNQDEPMTTEGTSSEQAATSEKSKEPQRLSLNNASEGYIGKLQLLRSGKARLLLGDVALDVTMGTPCGFLQDVVAVHTEDDRSEMVCLGHTNHRLICTPDFEHLLSAS, via the exons ATGTCTGGTAAAGATGGCAACGCTGATAAGGAGGTACCAAGTAGCTCAAGAAAAACTCCACTCTTGGGAGCAAGAG cattGTTATCAAGGCAACTCAATAATACATCCCCAAG CCCTGGTAGACTACCATCGCTCAGACCAGCTAGAGATTTGACCCTTGGAGCTACACCTAAACTCTCTTTCAGTTCAACGCCAAAG agGACATTCACTCCAAATATACCCACCAGGAGGATTAAACAGGA ACCAAAAGAGGAATCTGCCAAATCACCAGGG aGGTCAGAAGAGAGAAGACGACAAGATGGAGGAAGGGGAAGAGGCCGTGGGGAGGGTAGAGGACGAGGCAGAGGGCATCGAGGCAAACCAAACATTATCCAGGCATCTTCAGTTTTTTCAATGGGAGTGGGCCCTGTTGAGAAACAGAGAATTG GGCAAGGAAGTTCTATTCCAGATTATGGAGCATCTGGAACAAGGGACAGTCATCCTGGTgtgaaaattaagaaagaagGGTACAACAT GggtaatgatgatgaagaagaatcAAGAAGGGTTCTCAAGATGCTAGAAACAAGT GGCGATATCAATGATGATATGGACAGTGAATCTGGCATCATGCCCGTACAGTTGCCACTGTCCTTTCATGCAGTGAGGATGAATGAAAAGCAAGCTGAGTCTGCCACAATGCAGGATGACATGAAAG TGAAAAGTGAGCTCATGGATGTGGACAGTGTTGATTCAGGAAAAGCCCCTCCTTTGGAAACAATGAAGAAACCAGTCAAACAAGTAGCAGTGAAGAAAGAAACACAGGATGAAGCGAATCTTTCCAGTCTCTTGTCAGCAACATCGATG GGAGAGCATAAGTTactattttttcaatttcctgatGTGATGCCCATCAGACCACCCCCCAATAACCAAGATGAGCCTATGACTACAGAGGGAACATCCAGTGAACAAGCAGCTACATCAGAAAAG TCTAAAGAACCTCAAAGGCTGTCACTCAATAATGCATCCGAGGGTTATATTGGTAAACTTCAGCTGTTGAGATCTGGCAAAGCCAG ATTGCTTTTGGGGGATGTGGCTCTCGATGTAACCATGGGAACACCATGTGGATTTTTACAG GACGTTGTCGCTGTTCACACGGAAGACGACAGGTCAGAGATGGTGTGTCTAGGACATACAAATCATCGCCTGATATGCACTCCAGACTTTGAGCATCTTTTGTCAGCATCCTGA